A window of Xylophilus sp. GW821-FHT01B05 contains these coding sequences:
- a CDS encoding protein phosphatase 2C domain-containing protein produces MNTGYRLVGTTGIHKGDRHYQQDQVVLLPHAQSHGCLLGVIADGMGGRSGGRKAADQVILTARQLFERYSPAQDDPAAFLRKLVDEAHLVIRLIATSSEEEPHSTLAAFLISPRGECHWVHVGDSRLYHFRKRLLAFRTVDHSYVQALVDRGEISEAEAESHPKSNILLGCLGMETEPPVGTHTIDRLQPGDVIMACSDGVWHYLRPHEMATALSTSAPREAVQWLIDTARSRSHGSGDNLSMAVIKVEPLDTEA; encoded by the coding sequence ATGAATACAGGTTACCGGCTTGTCGGCACCACCGGCATCCACAAGGGCGACCGCCATTATCAGCAAGACCAGGTCGTGCTGCTGCCCCACGCGCAGAGCCACGGTTGCTTGCTGGGGGTGATCGCCGATGGCATGGGCGGGCGCAGCGGCGGACGCAAGGCCGCCGACCAGGTCATCCTGACCGCGCGGCAACTCTTCGAGCGCTACTCGCCGGCCCAGGACGACCCCGCCGCCTTCTTGCGCAAGCTGGTAGACGAAGCGCATCTGGTCATCCGCTTGATTGCGACCTCGTCCGAGGAGGAGCCGCACAGCACGCTGGCGGCGTTCCTGATCAGCCCACGCGGCGAGTGCCACTGGGTGCACGTGGGGGACTCGCGGCTCTACCACTTCCGCAAGCGCCTACTGGCCTTTCGCACGGTCGATCACTCGTACGTGCAGGCGCTGGTAGACCGCGGTGAAATCAGCGAGGCAGAGGCCGAAAGCCACCCCAAATCCAACATCTTGCTGGGCTGCCTGGGCATGGAGACCGAGCCTCCGGTGGGCACCCACACCATTGATCGCCTGCAACCCGGCGACGTGATCATGGCCTGCAGCGACGGGGTCTGGCACTACCTGCGCCCACACGAGATGGCAACTGCCCTCAGCACCTCAGCACCACGAGAAGCCGTGCAATGGCTGATCGACACCGCCCGCAGCCGCTCGCACGGCAGCGGCGACAACCTGTCGATGGCCGTCATCAAGGTGGAGCCGCTGGACACCGAGGCCTGA
- a CDS encoding ATP-dependent DNA helicase, with the protein MALAVAETITQGGVLVVEAGTGVGKTFSYLVPAILSGERALVSTATKTLQDQLFQRDLPRLVQVLGVPVRTALLKGRGSYLCLHRLEGARQASADADPLVARALAKVEQWSQATRTGDLAELPGLDERSPVIPLVTSTRDNCLGAQCPKLRACHVNLARRDALAADLVVVNHHLFFADMAVRESGMAELLPTVRVAIFDEAHQLNETGVQFLGMQLSTGQLLDFARDLLATGLQLARGLADWPGAGRAIEHAARDLRLAIGNVGGPGGRLRWSGAAPDEVAQLQWDEALQGACNACKAALQTLEATLEMAPDFQRLHERGTELLRKATHFAEACGTGVVRWVDVGAQLRLIESPLDIASAVRTRLLRLPAEADEAAQGPVAAPAQGDRPRAWVFTSATLGDDPQLRWFTEPCGLVGAARILRVSSPFDYAAQAAIYVPSWLPRPADPGHAAALARLCADAAERLGGRTLVLTTTLRALRTIGDALRQYFDASGAIEVLVQGEWPKRRLMERFREGSREGARGCVLVASASFWEGVDVPGDALQLVVIDKLPFPPPNDPLVEARSHRLEAAGRSAFRDYSIPEAAVALKQGAGRLIRRETDRGILVVGDSRLTTMSYGRRLLAALPPMRRLDSDEAFYAELESLTTPSTKDPYFP; encoded by the coding sequence ATGGCCCTGGCCGTGGCAGAGACGATCACGCAGGGCGGCGTGCTGGTGGTGGAAGCCGGCACAGGCGTCGGCAAAACCTTCTCCTATCTGGTGCCGGCGATCCTCAGCGGGGAGCGTGCCTTGGTGTCCACCGCCACCAAGACCTTGCAGGACCAACTGTTCCAGCGAGACCTGCCGCGCCTGGTGCAGGTGCTGGGCGTGCCGGTGCGCACGGCCCTGTTGAAGGGGCGGGGCAGCTACCTGTGCCTGCATCGCCTGGAAGGTGCCCGGCAGGCGTCAGCAGATGCAGATCCGTTGGTGGCGCGCGCGCTGGCAAAGGTCGAGCAATGGTCACAGGCCACGCGCACCGGCGACCTGGCCGAGCTGCCCGGCTTGGATGAGCGCTCGCCAGTCATTCCCCTGGTCACCTCCACGCGTGACAACTGCCTGGGCGCGCAGTGCCCGAAATTGCGCGCCTGCCACGTCAATCTGGCGCGGCGCGATGCCCTGGCTGCGGATCTGGTGGTGGTGAACCACCACCTCTTCTTTGCCGACATGGCCGTGCGCGAGTCCGGCATGGCCGAGCTGCTGCCCACGGTGCGGGTCGCGATCTTCGACGAGGCGCACCAGCTCAATGAGACGGGGGTGCAGTTTCTTGGCATGCAGCTCAGTACCGGGCAGTTGCTGGATTTCGCGCGTGATTTGCTGGCCACCGGTTTGCAGCTTGCGCGTGGGCTGGCCGACTGGCCGGGGGCGGGCCGTGCCATCGAGCATGCGGCCCGTGATTTGCGGCTGGCGATAGGCAATGTCGGCGGGCCTGGTGGCAGGCTTCGGTGGTCTGGTGCCGCACCGGACGAGGTGGCGCAGCTCCAGTGGGATGAGGCCCTGCAGGGCGCGTGCAATGCCTGCAAAGCGGCCCTGCAGACGCTGGAGGCGACCCTCGAGATGGCGCCGGATTTCCAGCGGCTGCATGAACGCGGCACGGAGCTGCTGCGCAAAGCCACGCATTTCGCCGAGGCCTGCGGCACGGGTGTCGTGCGTTGGGTGGATGTGGGCGCGCAACTGCGCCTGATCGAGTCACCGCTGGACATCGCGTCCGCGGTCCGTACGCGCTTGCTGCGCCTGCCCGCGGAGGCGGATGAAGCGGCGCAGGGGCCTGTTGCTGCGCCAGCGCAAGGCGATCGGCCGCGGGCCTGGGTCTTTACCTCGGCCACACTGGGCGACGACCCGCAGCTGCGCTGGTTTACCGAGCCCTGCGGATTGGTGGGGGCGGCGCGCATTCTGCGGGTCAGCAGCCCTTTCGACTATGCGGCGCAGGCGGCCATCTATGTACCGTCGTGGTTGCCGCGCCCGGCCGATCCGGGCCATGCCGCCGCACTGGCGCGGTTGTGCGCCGATGCGGCCGAGCGCCTGGGCGGCCGCACGCTGGTGCTGACGACCACGCTGCGCGCCCTGCGCACCATCGGGGATGCGCTGCGGCAGTACTTTGATGCGAGCGGTGCCATCGAGGTGCTGGTGCAGGGAGAGTGGCCTAAGCGGCGCTTGATGGAGCGTTTTCGCGAGGGCAGCAGAGAGGGCGCGCGTGGTTGCGTGCTGGTCGCGTCGGCCTCGTTCTGGGAGGGCGTCGACGTGCCGGGTGATGCATTGCAGCTGGTGGTGATCGACAAGTTGCCGTTCCCACCGCCGAATGATCCCTTGGTCGAGGCCCGCAGCCATCGACTGGAGGCGGCTGGGCGAAGCGCGTTTCGCGACTATTCGATACCTGAGGCAGCGGTGGCGCTCAAGCAGGGCGCCGGGCGCTTGATACGCCGCGAAACGGATCGCGGCATTCTGGTCGTGGGCGACAGCCGGCTCACCACCATGTCCTATGGGCGCCGGCTACTGGCCGCGCTGCCACCAATGCGGCGCCTGGATTCGGATGAAGCTTTTTATGCGGAGCTGGAGTCGCTCACCACACCTTCCACCAAGGATCCGTACTTCCCTTGA
- a CDS encoding outer membrane protein assembly factor BamD, whose protein sequence is MRRVKLSVQPMLAVALLAGLLAGCSSTVEDKTAGWSPNRIYSEAKDELNSGSFDKAVPLFEKLEGRAAGTALAQQAQLDKAYAQYKGGEQAQALATLDRFIKLHPASPALDYALYLKGLVNFNDNLGLFSFISRQDLSERDQKAAKDSFESFRELSTRFPDSRYTPDARQRMTYIVNSLALYEVHVARYYFSRGAYVAAINRAQIAISDYRDVPAIEEALYILMRSYDALGMAQLRDDTRRVLDSNYPKSEYLTRGFKGSTDPWWKVW, encoded by the coding sequence ATGCGTCGAGTGAAATTATCGGTTCAGCCCATGCTCGCAGTAGCCCTTCTGGCGGGTCTGCTAGCAGGCTGCTCCAGTACCGTCGAGGACAAAACCGCAGGCTGGAGCCCCAACCGGATTTATTCGGAAGCCAAGGACGAACTCAATTCCGGCTCCTTTGACAAGGCTGTGCCCCTGTTCGAGAAGCTCGAAGGGCGTGCCGCCGGCACTGCGCTCGCCCAGCAGGCCCAGCTTGACAAGGCCTATGCCCAGTACAAGGGCGGCGAGCAGGCCCAGGCGCTGGCGACGCTTGACCGTTTCATCAAGCTCCACCCGGCCAGCCCGGCGCTGGACTACGCGCTCTACCTCAAGGGATTGGTCAACTTCAACGACAACCTGGGGCTGTTCTCGTTCATCTCCCGGCAAGACCTCTCGGAGCGCGACCAGAAGGCCGCCAAGGACTCTTTTGAATCCTTCCGCGAACTGAGCACGCGCTTTCCGGATTCGCGCTACACCCCGGATGCGCGCCAGCGCATGACCTACATCGTCAATTCGCTGGCTTTGTACGAAGTACATGTGGCGCGCTACTACTTCAGTCGGGGCGCCTATGTGGCTGCCATCAATCGCGCCCAAATCGCGATATCCGACTACCGCGACGTGCCCGCCATCGAAGAAGCGCTCTATATCCTGATGCGCTCGTACGATGCGCTTGGCATGGCGCAGTTGCGGGACGACACGCGCCGCGTACTCGACAGCAACTACCCGAAGAGCGAATACCTGACGCGCGGCTTCAAGGGAAGTACGGATCCTTGGTGGAAGGTGTGGTGA
- a CDS encoding RluA family pseudouridine synthase — protein MPTGFEDAQEEAGDPGPESETRRVVVSEDLHGQRVDRALALAVPEFSRSYLQQLLAAGGVQNNGVPVLKAAARVRAGDALQVELRPTPQSQAFRPESLPLDVVFEDEHLLVVNKAAGLVVHPAPGNWSGTLLNALLGRDAGAALLPRAGIVHRLDKDTSGLMVVARSRATMDALVQAIAAREVSRQYLALAHKAWVGAVTRDVEAPIGRDPRNRLRMAVVDLASHAGKTARTTVKLLQNAAQGCWLRCTLHTGRTHQIRVHLASIGHPLVADTVYGGVPAAGLTRQALHACRLAFQHPVTGESLVFRAAPPADMQQALAEWGLDYNPD, from the coding sequence TTGCCGACCGGTTTCGAAGATGCCCAGGAGGAGGCGGGCGATCCAGGCCCGGAAAGCGAAACGCGCCGCGTGGTCGTTTCCGAGGACCTGCACGGGCAGCGCGTAGACCGCGCCCTGGCGCTGGCCGTGCCCGAATTTTCCCGCAGCTATCTGCAGCAGTTGCTGGCTGCGGGAGGGGTGCAGAATAACGGCGTGCCGGTCCTCAAGGCGGCAGCCCGTGTCCGTGCGGGGGATGCCCTGCAGGTCGAACTGCGCCCGACGCCGCAAAGCCAGGCGTTCCGTCCGGAAAGCCTGCCGCTCGACGTGGTTTTTGAGGATGAGCACCTGCTGGTGGTGAACAAGGCGGCGGGCTTGGTGGTGCACCCGGCGCCCGGCAACTGGAGTGGCACGCTGCTCAATGCCCTGCTGGGCCGAGATGCTGGCGCGGCCCTGTTGCCGCGCGCTGGCATCGTGCACCGACTGGACAAGGATACGAGTGGCCTGATGGTCGTCGCGCGCAGCCGTGCCACCATGGATGCCCTGGTGCAGGCTATTGCCGCACGCGAGGTCAGCCGCCAGTACCTGGCCCTGGCCCACAAGGCCTGGGTCGGGGCCGTGACCCGGGATGTCGAGGCGCCCATCGGCCGTGATCCGCGCAACCGCCTGCGCATGGCGGTGGTCGATCTGGCGTCGCATGCCGGCAAAACTGCTCGTACCACGGTCAAGCTGCTGCAGAACGCGGCGCAGGGCTGCTGGCTGCGCTGCACGCTGCATACCGGGCGCACACACCAGATTCGCGTGCACCTGGCATCCATCGGCCATCCGCTGGTGGCCGATACGGTCTATGGGGGTGTGCCGGCCGCGGGTTTGACGCGGCAGGCGCTGCACGCCTGCCGTCTGGCGTTTCAGCATCCGGTCACGGGCGAATCGCTGGTCTTTCGGGCTGCGCCTCCCGCAGATATGCAGCAGGCCCTTGCCGAGTGGGGGCTGGATTACAATCCAGACTAA
- the scpB gene encoding SMC-Scp complex subunit ScpB, translating to MNTADAKRILETALICSQQPLALRELRVLFDDAIGADTVRQLLEDLQSDWVQRGVELVQVASGWRFQSRPAMRPYLDRLHPEKPPRYTRAVLETLAIIAYRQPVTRGDIEDIRGVAVNSLVLKQIEDRGWIEAIGHRDTVGRPALFATTRQFLDDLGIASLDQLPLADSAAAEEAMRAALGGADANGQAALAIDGSDVEAAPAAHADEPALPVADPMPALPPLSSDASEPAPDQSSSPNAV from the coding sequence ATGAATACGGCGGATGCCAAACGCATCCTCGAAACCGCTCTGATCTGCTCGCAGCAGCCGTTGGCTCTGCGTGAGTTGCGCGTGCTGTTCGACGATGCCATCGGCGCTGATACGGTGCGCCAGTTGCTGGAAGATCTGCAATCCGACTGGGTGCAGCGTGGTGTGGAGCTGGTTCAGGTGGCCAGTGGCTGGCGCTTTCAGAGTCGTCCCGCCATGCGGCCCTACCTTGACCGCTTGCACCCGGAAAAACCGCCGCGCTATACCCGTGCGGTGCTGGAAACGCTGGCCATCATTGCCTATCGTCAGCCAGTCACGCGCGGCGACATCGAGGACATTCGTGGGGTCGCGGTCAACAGCCTGGTGCTCAAGCAGATCGAGGATCGTGGCTGGATCGAGGCCATCGGCCACCGGGATACCGTTGGCCGGCCCGCACTTTTTGCGACGACGCGGCAGTTTCTCGACGATCTGGGGATTGCCTCGCTGGATCAATTGCCTTTGGCTGACAGCGCTGCCGCAGAGGAGGCGATGCGTGCAGCCCTTGGTGGTGCCGATGCCAATGGGCAGGCGGCACTTGCTATCGACGGGAGTGATGTTGAGGCGGCTCCCGCTGCGCACGCTGATGAGCCCGCGTTGCCCGTGGCCGACCCGATGCCGGCCTTGCCACCCCTTTCCAGCGATGCTTCCGAGCCCGCTCCTGACCAATCCTCTTCTCCCAACGCCGTATGA
- a CDS encoding pseudouridine synthase, translated as MNDSTPDDQLPPEHKGLAAEAASEPNDASGVPVAGAVKAVAAAAPAGLPAAINFDDVVSGKFDAEEGDAEVLLPAKRVLAPQQETPKLHKVLAQAGLGSRLEMEQLILEGRISVNNEPAHVGQRIQYGDQVKVNGKPIRFRIDPPPARVIAYHKPVGEVVTHDDPQNRPTVFRKLPRLQHGKWQSVGRLDLNTEGLLLFTSSGELANQLMHPRFGLEREYAVRVLGALSNDEKQRLLDGVSLSDGKAQFGSIEDGGGEGSNCWYRVTISEGRNREVRRMLEAVGHAVSRLIRIRYGAMLLPRGLKRGAWMELDERDIDALMRAAGAERREPQVAAPGGRGGNDRNRREGGPRGAGLPPAAGAGGGARFAGKGKAGKPARGGDRQDAGGASQPDPMKTSVGYIGADSFARQRQGGRQGGPAGGGGGGFRRGGRGR; from the coding sequence ATGAACGATTCCACTCCCGACGACCAGTTGCCGCCGGAACACAAAGGCCTTGCGGCCGAGGCTGCATCTGAGCCAAACGACGCCAGCGGCGTGCCGGTTGCAGGGGCGGTGAAGGCCGTCGCGGCGGCGGCGCCAGCGGGCCTGCCTGCTGCAATCAACTTTGACGATGTGGTCTCTGGCAAATTCGATGCGGAGGAGGGCGATGCAGAGGTGTTGCTGCCCGCCAAGCGGGTCCTCGCGCCACAGCAGGAGACGCCGAAGCTGCACAAGGTCCTGGCCCAGGCTGGCTTGGGTTCGCGCCTGGAGATGGAGCAGCTCATCCTCGAGGGGCGGATTTCCGTCAACAACGAGCCGGCCCATGTCGGCCAGCGCATCCAGTACGGCGACCAGGTCAAGGTCAATGGCAAGCCGATCCGCTTTCGCATCGATCCGCCGCCGGCTCGTGTGATTGCCTATCACAAGCCAGTGGGCGAGGTGGTCACGCATGATGACCCGCAGAACCGCCCGACCGTGTTTCGCAAGCTACCGCGCCTGCAGCATGGCAAGTGGCAATCGGTTGGCCGGCTTGATCTGAATACCGAAGGTTTGCTGCTTTTCACCAGCTCGGGTGAGCTTGCCAACCAGTTGATGCATCCCCGCTTCGGTCTGGAGCGCGAATACGCGGTACGCGTGCTGGGCGCGCTCAGCAATGACGAAAAGCAGCGCCTGCTCGACGGTGTCTCGCTGTCGGATGGCAAGGCGCAGTTCGGCAGCATTGAGGATGGCGGTGGCGAGGGGTCCAATTGCTGGTATCGGGTCACGATCTCCGAAGGGCGCAACCGTGAGGTGCGTCGCATGCTGGAGGCGGTCGGGCACGCGGTCAGTCGCCTGATCCGCATCCGCTACGGCGCCATGCTGCTGCCGCGCGGGCTCAAGCGCGGAGCTTGGATGGAGCTGGACGAGCGCGATATTGACGCTCTGATGCGGGCGGCTGGCGCTGAGCGGCGCGAGCCTCAGGTTGCAGCGCCTGGCGGTCGTGGTGGAAATGACCGCAACCGCCGGGAGGGTGGTCCGCGCGGCGCGGGTCTGCCGCCCGCAGCAGGGGCCGGTGGGGGTGCCCGCTTTGCAGGCAAGGGTAAGGCCGGAAAGCCTGCGCGCGGTGGTGATCGGCAGGACGCTGGGGGCGCCAGTCAACCGGATCCGATGAAGACCTCGGTGGGCTATATCGGGGCCGATAGCTTTGCCCGGCAGCGCCAGGGCGGGCGGCAAGGTGGGCCCGCAGGCGGCGGTGGCGGTGGTTTTCGCCGCGGTGGGCGAGGGCGTTAA
- the ndk gene encoding nucleoside-diphosphate kinase — MAIERTLSIIKPDAVAKNVIGQIVSRFEAAGLKVAAARLVQLSRAEAEQFYAVHKARPFFKDLVDFMISGPVFVQVLEGENAILKNRDLMGATDPKKAEAGTIRADFADSIDANAVHGSDAAETAAVEVSFFFPSLNVYSR; from the coding sequence ATGGCAATCGAACGCACCCTCTCCATCATCAAGCCCGACGCCGTGGCCAAGAACGTCATCGGCCAGATCGTGTCCCGCTTTGAAGCCGCCGGCCTCAAGGTTGCCGCAGCGCGCCTGGTGCAGCTCTCCCGCGCAGAAGCAGAACAGTTCTACGCCGTGCACAAGGCCCGCCCGTTCTTCAAGGACCTGGTGGACTTCATGATCTCCGGCCCGGTGTTCGTGCAAGTGCTCGAAGGCGAAAACGCCATCCTGAAGAACCGTGACCTCATGGGCGCCACCGACCCGAAGAAGGCCGAGGCCGGCACCATCCGTGCCGACTTCGCCGATAGCATCGACGCCAACGCCGTGCACGGCTCTGACGCTGCTGAGACTGCTGCTGTTGAAGTCTCCTTCTTCTTCCCCTCGCTGAACGTTTACAGCCGCTAA
- the rlmN gene encoding 23S rRNA (adenine(2503)-C(2))-methyltransferase RlmN, protein MTVNLLDFDLEGLAAYCERLGEKRFRATQLFRWVHQRGAADFSQMTDLAKSLREKLQGTAEVRALPVVAEHVSADGTIKWLFDVGAGDAVEAVFIPEDDRGTLCVSSQAGCAVNCRFCSTGHQGFSRNLSTAEIVAQLWYAEHFLRKRRNTSERVISNVVMMGMGEPLQNYSALVPALRTMLDDHAYGLSRRRVTVSTSGVVPMMDRLAEDCPVALAVSLHAPNDALRDNLVPLNRKYPIAELLDACNRYLVHAPRDFITFEYCMLDGVNDQPEHAEQLIQLVRKHAGRGVSCKFNLIPFNPFPASGLLRSPAPRVVAFAKALSDAGIVTTVRKTRGDDIDAACGQLAGDVKDRTRVGERIARQRTVMLMPAKFVAGTTKEV, encoded by the coding sequence ATGACGGTCAACCTACTCGACTTCGATCTGGAAGGGCTGGCCGCCTATTGCGAGCGGTTGGGGGAGAAGCGCTTTCGCGCCACGCAGCTGTTCCGCTGGGTTCACCAGCGCGGGGCAGCAGACTTCAGCCAGATGACCGATCTGGCCAAGTCGTTGCGCGAAAAGCTGCAGGGCACAGCCGAAGTGCGTGCCTTGCCAGTCGTAGCCGAGCACGTATCGGCGGACGGCACCATCAAATGGCTATTTGATGTCGGCGCCGGTGACGCGGTCGAGGCCGTGTTCATTCCCGAAGACGACCGCGGCACTTTGTGCGTATCGTCTCAGGCCGGCTGCGCGGTGAACTGCCGCTTCTGTTCTACCGGTCACCAGGGGTTCAGCCGCAATCTGTCCACCGCAGAAATCGTGGCGCAGCTCTGGTATGCCGAGCACTTCCTGCGCAAGCGCCGCAACACCAGTGAGCGAGTCATCTCCAACGTGGTGATGATGGGCATGGGCGAGCCCTTGCAGAATTACAGTGCCCTGGTGCCAGCTTTGCGAACCATGCTGGACGACCATGCCTATGGCCTTTCGCGGCGGCGGGTGACGGTGTCCACCTCGGGGGTGGTGCCCATGATGGATCGCCTGGCCGAGGATTGCCCAGTGGCCTTGGCGGTATCGCTGCATGCGCCCAACGATGCGCTGCGGGACAATCTTGTGCCGCTCAATCGCAAATACCCGATTGCCGAGCTGCTGGATGCCTGCAATCGCTATCTGGTGCACGCACCGCGCGATTTCATTACCTTCGAATACTGCATGCTCGATGGCGTGAATGACCAGCCCGAGCATGCCGAGCAGTTGATCCAGCTCGTGCGCAAGCACGCCGGGCGTGGCGTTTCCTGCAAATTCAACCTCATTCCCTTCAATCCATTCCCGGCTTCCGGCCTGCTGCGCTCGCCTGCGCCGCGTGTGGTGGCATTCGCCAAAGCGCTGAGTGATGCTGGTATTGTTACCACCGTGCGCAAGACCCGGGGGGACGATATCGATGCTGCCTGTGGCCAGTTGGCCGGAGACGTCAAGGACCGTACCCGCGTGGGTGAGCGCATCGCACGGCAACGTACCGTGATGCTCATGCCGGCCAAGTTTGTGGCCGGCACCACCAAGGAGGTTTGA
- the pilW gene encoding type IV pilus biogenesis/stability protein PilW, which translates to MTCAVRLSRAGRAFGGVVLALWVCALLQACAGRSGGAAGGGDAAAERQDLVTASDEKPERRRARIRLELAASYFQGDKATIALDEIKQSLVADPTYGEAYNLRGLIYMRLGDFDLAEDSFKRAVLLNPRDADAMHNHGWLLCQQKRYAEADVLFSQAAAQPTYADKAKTLMTQGLCEVRAGQLALAEQTLAESYKLDPGNPITGYTLAKLLFQRGEASRAQFYMRRINNSDYATAESLWLGIKVERGLGDQVAMGQLGDQLRKRFPLSSERAALDRGAFNE; encoded by the coding sequence ATGACGTGTGCAGTGCGCCTGTCGAGGGCTGGGCGGGCGTTCGGGGGCGTGGTGTTGGCGCTATGGGTTTGCGCCTTGCTGCAAGCCTGTGCTGGCCGATCTGGCGGCGCTGCGGGGGGCGGTGATGCCGCCGCGGAGCGTCAGGATCTGGTCACTGCCTCCGATGAGAAACCCGAACGGCGCCGCGCGCGCATCCGGCTTGAACTGGCGGCCAGTTACTTCCAGGGCGACAAGGCCACCATTGCCCTTGATGAGATCAAGCAGTCGCTGGTGGCTGACCCGACCTATGGCGAGGCCTACAACCTGCGTGGCTTGATCTACATGCGGCTCGGCGATTTCGACTTGGCCGAGGACAGCTTCAAGCGCGCCGTGCTGCTCAACCCGCGGGATGCGGATGCCATGCACAACCATGGCTGGCTGTTGTGTCAGCAAAAGCGCTATGCCGAGGCCGACGTGCTGTTTAGCCAGGCTGCTGCGCAGCCGACGTATGCCGACAAGGCAAAAACCCTGATGACGCAAGGCCTGTGCGAGGTGCGCGCCGGCCAACTCGCGCTGGCGGAGCAGACATTGGCAGAGTCCTACAAGCTCGATCCAGGCAATCCGATCACAGGCTATACGCTGGCCAAGCTGTTGTTCCAGCGGGGCGAGGCTTCGCGGGCGCAGTTCTACATGCGACGAATCAACAACAGCGACTACGCGACGGCAGAGTCGCTGTGGCTGGGAATCAAGGTGGAGCGTGGGCTTGGCGACCAGGTTGCCATGGGACAGCTAGGCGACCAATTGCGCAAGCGTTTTCCCTTGTCGTCCGAGCGTGCGGCCCTGGATCGTGGAGCGTTCAATGAGTGA
- a CDS encoding helix-turn-helix domain-containing protein — MQTEAVLAPGAQLRQVREAAGVHIAALAAALKVPVARLEAIEADRFDLLPDAAFTRALVASICRLLRVESAPILAQLPRVGAGRLADDVRALSGNIPSATGRKAGLSQQFPRPLLWGVLLLLLAAAALMLLPQATMHGWVDALRERMGAEHTEAEVQAPVAPPVEPAAPADVGGTAAQPALAAVPPVVPDKPPAQAAAAPVGAGVPLSLHARGESWVKVTDARGTVVLQKTLAEGESQDVTGVLPLSVIVGRADTTEVQVHGQPFDLAPIVRSNVARFEVK; from the coding sequence ATGCAAACTGAGGCTGTTCTGGCGCCTGGCGCGCAGTTACGCCAAGTGCGAGAAGCCGCAGGCGTGCACATTGCGGCGCTGGCGGCGGCCTTGAAGGTCCCGGTGGCCCGGCTGGAGGCCATCGAAGCCGACCGTTTTGATCTGCTGCCGGATGCCGCCTTTACCCGGGCGCTGGTGGCCAGCATCTGCCGGCTGCTGCGGGTTGAGTCAGCGCCGATCCTGGCTCAGTTGCCAAGGGTGGGGGCAGGGCGTCTGGCTGACGACGTACGGGCGCTTTCGGGCAATATTCCCTCGGCGACCGGCCGCAAGGCTGGGTTGTCGCAGCAGTTTCCGCGTCCGCTGTTGTGGGGTGTGCTGCTCTTGCTGCTGGCGGCGGCGGCGCTCATGCTGCTGCCCCAGGCCACCATGCATGGCTGGGTGGACGCGCTGCGTGAGCGCATGGGTGCAGAACACACAGAAGCCGAGGTGCAGGCGCCCGTCGCGCCGCCGGTGGAGCCGGCCGCACCAGCGGATGTCGGCGGCACTGCAGCCCAGCCTGCACTCGCCGCTGTGCCACCTGTCGTGCCCGACAAGCCGCCGGCGCAAGCCGCCGCAGCTCCTGTGGGCGCGGGCGTGCCCTTGTCTCTACACGCACGGGGGGAGTCCTGGGTAAAGGTGACGGATGCGCGTGGCACCGTCGTGCTGCAGAAGACCCTTGCAGAGGGTGAGTCGCAGGACGTGACCGGTGTATTGCCCCTGTCCGTCATCGTGGGGCGAGCCGATACCACCGAGGTGCAGGTGCATGGCCAGCCGTTCGATCTGGCACCCATTGTGCGCAGCAATGTGGCGCGCTTCGAGGTGAAATGA